In Nematostella vectensis chromosome 3, jaNemVect1.1, whole genome shotgun sequence, the genomic window GTCTGTTGTAAACAAGGCTAGTCTATAAACATCATCAAGCTAGACTACATCATCAGGAAGTCAAAACACACATCGAGACGTAAAGACACAATATCAAGAACGTAAGAACACATCATTAGAAAGCTAGAACACATAATCAGGAAGTCATAACACACATCGAGACGTAAAGACACAATATGAAGAACGTGAGAACACATCATCAGTAAGCTAGAACACATCATCAGGAAGTTATAACACACATCGAGACGTAAAGACACAATATCAAGAACGTGAGAACACATCATCAGAAAGATAGAACACATAACCAGGAAGTCATAACACACATCGAGACGCAAAGAAACAACATCAAGAACGTCAGAACACATCAGTAAGCTAGATCACATCATCAGCAAGTcataacacaaacacatcgagACGTAAAGACACAATATCAAGAACGTGAGACACATCATGAAGATGTAGCTCAAAAAAGGTTAATACCATGTTCCCTACGCTGACTACCAAGTGCTTCTCGACATTAGGGCTTCCTAAGCAGAACCAGCAAGGTCCTTTGGTAGGAGCTGGTGATAACAACATGAAAAAAGCGGTCAGAATTTTATACAAAACAAGTATGACAAGTCAAGCTTTTTTTTAACGCAGCACATCACTTACGCGGTCCTTTCCGCGGCTGCTTTGGTGGATTACCATCTGCTATAAAATAAGGCCAATAAGGGAATATGTAACTGTGATTTGTATTGAATACAAATGTTGCAATATGCTGAGGATTTCCCtctaaggaaaaaaaaaaaaacgtattgGTAGCAGGACGATAAGAGGCTTTTGATGACATCCTGAGCTGAAAAAAAGTTACAAATATCTACAGGTTAGGGTGAATACTCCTAACAATGAGATGAAAGATCTAAACATACCCCCTGGTCCCCTGCGCTTCTGACCCTGCCCAGCGGCTTTACTCATGTCAAAGAAGAATCCACCAGAAGCAGGCTGGAAGAAGAAGACACGAAGAAGCTGTTAGTTTAACATGTCACCTATCTGATACTGATTCGCCAAAACCTCACTAATCCTAGCCCCTTTCGATAGCCTTTCTAACTAAACCCAGAGCTTAGGTTAACAGACATCGTCCTTAACCTAAAAGTCTCTTACACTGAGTCTGTCATCCATCTCCCTTTTGCTCTGGCTGTGATAAATCAGTTGAAACCTGCTTACTATATCGATCCCCTGTCACAATTCGCTAGCTAACCCCTTAACCTCTATGCCTGGTACTAGCTCTACTGTACCTTCTGTACAGGCTGTGATTGGGCATTTGACACCTGCTTGCCATATGGATTCTCTGTCACATCATCAGGTTGTTCAGTTAACTTGCTGGCATCCATGGCACTCATGGGAACGATGTTGAATGCATACATGTACTGAAAATAGAGTAGCTCTGTTAAAATCTATGAAGAAAGTTGATAGCAAAATCATTACCATTTTATTATACTGTACTGCTATGTACTGTCAATTGAGTAAACATTACAAGTTCTTCATTAACTTGAACCTCTTGGGCATTTCCATGTATGAGAATGCCATGAATTTGGTAACATTtctgaaatacctttttttggATTTCCAGCATAAAAATCTTATATGTTTTTTAGCATACCTTTTTCTTCTGTGGATTTCCAATGTATGACAGTGCTATAAATCTGGTAACATGTCTAGCAGGCTCTCGAAGTACCTGGTGGTTCCTAAAAACGTTATCAGAATGGCTTATCTAGCTCTTGTAAACACTGTGCATGTCCTATTTGTAAACCAGTTAGCTGCTTCATTCTCAAGCCCGCACCTCAAATGGGACTGCATGTCCCATTACACATTTTGAGTTAACTTCTTTATTTTGTATCTATTTTTTTGAATTACCCTTAAATGTGTTCCTAAATAATTTAGCTGTTAACTGAATAAAGAAGtacataaaacattttttttattgtcacCTGTATGGCACTCTCTCAAAGTGAATTCCTTCTTTTCCAACAAAGTGATAGCGGGGCTTAAGCTTGGAAGCAAGTTGTGATACAGTTGTAGATCCAGGTGGTATTGTTTCCACATCACTCTGAAAATGTAAATGTAAAAAATGCCTCAAGTCATTAAAACAGAAAAGGTGTAGGCAAATTTTATAACCAGAAAATTGCAGCCATAAGCTTAATTGAGTTGAATTTACAAGGGGTTTTATCTTATATTATCACCTCATGTCATTTATCCTGCTGAAAAGATTAACAAACTCACAGGTTTCTTGGTAAACTTGGCAACATCTTGTGGCCAGCAAGATGTCAAAAGTAAGTCAACACCCTTGAAATTCTCTTCATTGGATTTACTTTCAAGTGAAGCAACATCTTGTTCAGAAAACACACAGCCACCCTGGGGACATTTTAACACAATCATTAGAAGAGACAAACGACACGACCACACTATGCATGCCTTGGCTATTGTGTTCTAAATGGAAGAACAGAGGGACACCATAATTTTAGAAGATCTGACTTGTGTCAGATTGCTTGTAATCTAAGAAAATGGAGATAATGTTGTGAATATTTCTCTGTTAAACAGGTACGTGGCTAAACAGACTAATAAGGTTTTTGCATTTCCAATATGGCAGCATTGTTCATTCATTTTGGGTttacttttacaaaaaaaaaaaacacacacacaaacacccAATCTAACGACTTCAAGAACACTTCTTCAAGAATATATGGAATCATTTGTCTTTAAATAAGCTTGAAGTGTGTGATCCATCATAGAAacttaaggttggttctcactaggacgcaagcgtaagcgcaaacggaagcgcaacacaagtgagaatcagtcaaacgcaagtgcaagaaaatcaagcagttgcgttctcttgcgcttatgTTCTAGTGAATCGGAAAACTATGTGCGTtccgcttgcgcttacgtccaagtgagaaccaacctttagtTTACTGAGTTCTTATTGTGCACCATACAAAATGATATTATAAGAATAAAGTGGGTTATACCTTTAGGCCCTCAGCTTTATCTGTGCCACTAAGATAAGCAATCTGTAATCCTGATGGGGTCTTTAGAACACCTTTTCTTCCTGAAAAATAATTTCATAACAAAAACATCATCACCTTACTGAAGCTTAGAAAAACAAACTCACCTGCAATAAATAAGAAACATGAAtggaagcatttttttttgcaagctCAGTAGGTTTAGCAATGATTTCCCCCCGTTATTGCTAGCTTATGTGCATGCCCATTGCCAGGATTTTGTACGGGGGGTGCGTTTACCCATTTTCCCTTAGGTAGCTGTcctagctcgcagtggtactTAATTTTCCTTCATCGGGGCGGACCTTCAAGTTGTGTGGGGAGGTTcttccgaacccccccccccctggctacccCCCCTCACACAATATGTGATCACACAAAACTCAATCATAGTAGTAATTCACTGTAAATCTTTCTAAGCACTAATTTATACTATACCTAGATAAGTGATATTCTCACACAGCTCTGTGCCATCTTCCAGAAAATCAGCCTCAAAATACTTCATTTCCTCTGGATCATTTGGTCCAAGGATGTATGTAATGATTGGAGCTATAGATAAATAGACACATATTGTAGGTAAAAGTATTTATAATGATGCAATAATTTTTATTCACTTTATATAAAAACCACTACCTCTCAGCTCTCCTTTCATGTAGGAATCCCACTCCCTGTGAGTTTCTTCTGAGCCACTAAAAAAACTTCCAACACAAAGAAGCATCTGAAAAAATAAACGAAACTTTTAATCATTCAGAAGAAATAACCTGTGTTCCAAAGAGAACCAGTTCCCCATCAATTCTGCCATAATTAATTACATTGGGAATCAATATGAATCAGTCATAATCAGTAGCGGATGAACGtttaaacccccccccccccccccctccttgggctgcttttttattgttttcattgtttctgttcattccaaaatcgttacgaaggtaagaagctagatccgcccctgacaaTACATTATTGGTCAGTGATATTCAGTATCAAACAATTATTTGTTATTGCTATCAATTTGTACCAAATCTGGCTACTCATAAACAGCTTGTGACGTGACTACATTGGATTTTTATTATGGTAAACCCAGAATTGGATAATATAGgccaataacaaaaaatggtCAGATGACACACTCAGTGATCTGAAAGAGTCTGTCCTGACCGCAGGCTTGGCATCAGACTGCATATCCTGGGAAAGTGCAGTGTAACTCCATGTGGTATCATACTCCCCAATAAGTGGAGGCAAGATGTAAATGGAAGTGAGTGTGAGTGAGACAATATTTGTCGGAGTATTTTCCAAGCCACACACTAAATGAACTCCTAAACTTTTCTATTCCAACCCTTCCAATTTTCCTCGCATCAAATGCCAAATCAAGTGCACTGACaaattttgacaaaatttgacaaatttttttttcaaattctgaCAAATTTTCCTCGCATCAAATTCCAAATCAAGTgcactgacaaattttgtgGCAAAGTTAATGTAAGGCTTATATATGCATCTGCCAAATACAAGAAATGGCAGGACTTCTAGCCCCCAtaacaaattttcaaattttctatggCCTGCTACTAGAATGAGTCTGCATGTGAGACGGAACTTGATTTCTAGTATACCCCTCTATTAGCTCGCATAGGAAGCATTTCATTGGAAAGTTTGACAAAGGGAAGAATTTAACTGCAATTGACCCAACTAATTTCATGGAAACCCCCAGAGGACTCTCCACAAAAGTAGATGGTGGTGatcgtcctatcttttagATTATTAAATTATGTTTCTATGAGagtccccccccacccctccctggGTGGAAACTATACTCGCCCAATTTCTGCTAAGTGGGCTATTCTAGCATTCCATGCGGAACGCATCCTATAATGATTATCTCAGGCCTGTttccaggggggtgcagggggtgcaaacacgccccccccccctccacaacagctgaaagtccacttttggttctcaatagacaggCTATTTGTAGTTTGCAGACAAAACCCAAAATCATAAGCAAGATCACtttggtatgtagccaaattcgATATTAAATGTCACAtcgatttcggggactcctcggtatcgtttcgggtcctgggatcatttcgggtcctgtaacagaactcccccccccccccaccccaccccggaaaaattaggtccacttttttcggatttcgcactcCCTCAAGAAAAATCATGGTTACGGGCCAGTATCTGGACCTAACAACTGATATAGCATATACAATATCATACAGActgtaaaaaaacacacatatAAGCTTACCTCAAAGCCTGGGTTTTTCTTTAAAACGGTTTTAACTCTGTTATACAGCTGGTTGATTTTTCCATTGACATCGCCACAAACAAGTCTAGACGAAAAATGAGGTTGAGTATTAGTGAGTATTTATAATCGAATAAAAGTTCTCATATGTTCAACATAGATTAAGTTATGGAAAGGAAACATTCGAatcataataattttaaatataaCTTACATTTTCAGTGGTTGCGACATTTCTTTGCAATGTTATTATTAGGTAATTCCCCGGAATCACTAGCCGTTTAAGAGGACTTATTGTGTAAATATCTCTCCAAGACTAAGGCGATCATTATTGAAGCGGAGCACTTATTTCAGAATTTGCCGCCATCTTGCAAAACCTCGTTTTTACACTATCAacttgggtttcctgtggttagGGTAATCCTGCCGCTGCCGGCCAAAGATATTTCGGCctcaacaaaaaaattaaccttgacatgtatcgattttttttgtttttttgtttttgtttttaaatataaattcaTTATATTCCTATGTATTTATGAGGAAAAAATAGCGGATTTTATGGGTTATTATAGCTCAGAATTGCATTCTGGGATAGATGAATATCGTAATGCCCGATGGGATAGGATCCGGGACACCACGTGGTGCGTCCTCTTTTCACCCACAGCCATGGCGGAACAAGTAAGTCGAGCACATGGCACTACTTTATTCGAACTTATCTCGCTCTAAAACCCCTattatcaaattattttcgaatttttaaataaagtaaCTCATAATCCTTACGTTAAGATGTTATTTGTTCGTATATCCTTTGTCTTTATATGTAATAATGTGATATTTCATGGCCAGGCCAAACCGCTTATTGCCACATTTTTTACAGAATTCGAGCTTCTTTTTACCCTCTAATGTGAAGATTTGTTATTGATTGTTGTATGAAACAGGAATATGTCCTTACTTTGTACACTTTTCATATTTGGTTCGTAAGAAGCTCAATTTCAATGCAATACACTTTGTTAAAAGCCTATTCGCCTATTCTACATGGGATACACTGAGCTTTTATCAGCGAACATTTTTTACAGGGAAATAAGACCTCCATGCTAAAGGTTCTATTTTATCAATTTATTAAGAAACCAGAAGTTTATAAAGATCAATAACATCTTCATAAAATACTACTTCATTGTTTATACCTGATAAACTAATCTAATGACAGCTTTTTACTTGCACCAGTCCAAGTTTATTGACCTTCGTGTTTTTCTTTCCAGACAGAGAGGGCGTACCAGAAACAGGCCCCCATCTTCCAAAACAGGAAACGTGTGCTTGGCCAGGTCACCAAGAAGAAGGACCTGCGCTTTGTCAGGAATGTTGGCCTGGGATTTAAAACACCAAAAGATGTATGCAATTGTAATTACTTACTACCTGAGAGAGAGAGGTCACGATGAGAGATATCAAGCTGAGGCTTTGGCGCATCAACCAACCTTTGTCGTTAAAACCAAAGCCccagtttgatatttcccagCATGACCGAATGATGATCGAAATGTGATGGTAGAACCATACGCAAATAAGAGCTCTAAAGTGCTGTTGCAAGTAATACAATCATTATTTTATCATGCTACAAACCCTTGGGGATCCAATTCTACAATGTGCAACACATTTAGACAAGGCACCTTTTAAAGAAGCTTTTTTGTGCTTTTGCTCTTAGGCTTGTTTAGGGTATGTACTATTTAAGTATTTATTGTACTAAAAATTAGCTTTTATCTCTTTAGGCCATCGAAGGTACTTACATTGACAAGAAGTGTCCCTTCACTGGCAATGTGAGCATCCGTGGACGTATTTTGACTGGTATCTGCAGGAGCATGAAGATGAAGAGAACCATCATCATCCGACGGGACTACCTTCACTACATCAAAAAATACAATCGGTTTGAAAAGCGTCACAAGAATCTAGCTGCTCATTGCTCTCCATGCTTCAGGTGAGCTGGGCATGATGCAATAGCATTTACCTTTAAAATTATAGCATTTCTACAGTCAGCATGCCACAACCTTTGAGATATTTGGTAGCCAAACCTCGAAGTGCTAGTATGTctcacagaaaaaaatgttaagcAAATTTCCATGTTGCGTAGACAACACTTTGTCACTGCACagttctttttattatttataaccaagatacactaaaattttttCCTCTGAAAAAGACATATCCCTCTAATTTCTAAGTTcaagttaaagccgcattgtcaccagtttacttcccgATGAGTAATCTCAGATGATTTTTTAATCATTCATAGCAGTGAATACTGTCCATTATTCTGAGATAGCGAACTAATCAGAGCGCACGTTCTTATGAGGAGGTTCCTGCCAAGTATATAATAAATGTGATAATCAGCGTTTCATTTTAATGCAAGTGTTAAGACCAGCGGTCTGAGTTCGTCgagatttctcggaaaaatgaAGTTTGGGTGCCCTAGCTCAAAATTAAACTGGTAATAGGTATGGGTGACCATGATATcctgtgaaagtttgaagcaatttggataaatatttttggcgatagaagccgaaaagtaatttttcgtctcccgcacccggatttgagacaatttcgtggttgttagaaaaaaacCTAAAAACCGATTCGCAACGCGTGATAAAACAACTGTAGCTTATATAAACCTAAAGAATGGATAATAAGGAACTCCCAGGCTGAAGGATAAGCTGTTCTGTCagcaccttattattttacgcgattttattttattttatgtttttagatgactttgaaaagccttgaaataatcgtgtaatatcgccgatgagatgtggatttggcaaaaatgtttgcattcatcgaaaagagcatcatttctacttttgatatgtgaaataaaatttaggggcaaataaaatccgacttttttacaagccgaaatatgacccccacttgaccctaattataaacaaatgctGACACTCACTTTTTAATGCCTCACTACCAAAaacttataaataacaattaaaactcccaaaaaaaaggatgcaatataattcttgaaaatactggtaTTTGATCAAATATTCTTGTCTCTCTGATGTTTATATGCTTTTCAAGATCATATtttcataacattttaaagtacAATCCCCCGGTTCTTATTCTTCCGCTTCATGAGCATCACAAAACTTTTTCCCACGAAAGTTATTCTTAAATCGtcctatatttatttctatccaTCCCTCGTTCTATAAGcattataatattttctttcgttCCCTACTTTCGTGGACTAGAAACGCGTACCATCTTCTGCTGTCGTGTTGTTATGCAAATTCGATGAGTTAATTTATTCAACAATCGTTCATACAAAGAAATCAAGTAAAAATTGATGCTTTAACTATTGTTTTCAATACTACCAAAAAAATTCCATTCTTGTCAGGGAGCATATGTCCAAAAAAGCTCCCTAGGTAAATTTTGAGGTTacttttctgttttcattttttcgcgCGTTAACTTAGGGCCTAATCGCACTAGGAGGACAAAATTTGTCTGGCTGGGATAAACAGCCGTCCAAATTTTGTCCTAGCCAATCGATTGGTTTGTTA contains:
- the LOC5520091 gene encoding 40S ribosomal protein S11, which translates into the protein MGYYSSELHSGIDEYRNARWDRIRDTTWCVLFSPTAMAEQTERAYQKQAPIFQNRKRVLGQVTKKKDLRFVRNVGLGFKTPKDAIEGTYIDKKCPFTGNVSIRGRILTGICRSMKMKRTIIIRRDYLHYIKKYNRFEKRHKNLAAHCSPCFRDIALGDLITVGQCRPLSKTVRFNVLKVSKGKSTMKGKKEFEKF
- the LOC116603569 gene encoding CWF19-like protein 1 isoform X2; translated protein: MSQPLKILVCGDVNGKINQLYNRVKTVLKKNPGFEMLLCVGSFFSGSEETHREWDSYMKGELRAPIITYILGPNDPEEMKYFEADFLEDGTELCENITYLGRKGVLKTPSGLQIAYLSGTDKAEGLKGGCVFSEQDVASLESKSNEENFKGVDLLLTSCWPQDVAKFTKKPSDVETIPPGSTTVSQLASKLKPRYHFVGKEGIHFERVPYRNHQVLREPARHVTRFIALSYIGNPQKKKYMYAFNIVPMSAMDASKLTEQPDDVTENPYGKQVSNAQSQPVQKPASGGFFFDMSKAAGQGQKRRGPGDGNPPKQPRKGPPPTKGPCWFCLGSPNVEKHLVVSVGNMTYVALAKGGLVPEHVLVCPIAHFESTVKLDEETLMELEKYKQALKKMFKKKGRSCVMFERNFYTQHLQLQVIPIPKIPEDEVKEAFRGHAEMKGMEMTDLASGTDLKQAVRIGAPYFVVEFESGDRMLHRVRGKMDLQFGREVVACDSLLNMPERIDWRECKVSEMQEKDMVATFRKDFAPFDFN
- the LOC116603569 gene encoding CWF19-like protein 1 isoform X1, whose translation is MSQPLKILVCGDVNGKINQLYNRVKTVLKKNPGFEMLLCVGSFFSGSEETHREWDSYMKGELRAPIITYILGPNDPEEMKYFEADFLEDGTELCENITYLGRKGVLKTPSGLQIAYLSGTDKAEGLKGGCVFSEQDVASLESKSNEENFKGVDLLLTSCWPQDVAKFTKKPSDVETIPPGSTTVSQLASKLKPRYHFVGKEGIHFERVPYRNHQVLREPARHVTRFIALSYIGNPQKKKYMYAFNIVPMSAMDASKLTEQPDDVTENPYGKQVSNAQSQPVQKPASGGFFFDMSKAAGQGQKRRGPGADGNPPKQPRKGPPPTKGPCWFCLGSPNVEKHLVVSVGNMTYVALAKGGLVPEHVLVCPIAHFESTVKLDEETLMELEKYKQALKKMFKKKGRSCVMFERNFYTQHLQLQVIPIPKIPEDEVKEAFRGHAEMKGMEMTDLASGTDLKQAVRIGAPYFVVEFESGDRMLHRVRGKMDLQFGREVVACDSLLNMPERIDWRECKVSEMQEKDMVATFRKDFAPFDFN